CTCGCGTCACCTCGGGTTGGCGGAGAGCGCTGATCAGCGTGTAGCCGCCGAGCACGGCCACGTGATGAAACGGGATGAAGATCTCTTGATCCTCTTGTGCCACGCCCATCGGGTCACGCTCCCATCAGGACCACTTCACCGGCATCGCCTCTCGTTCCTCCTCGCTGCGCGCGTTGGGCGGTGCTTCCGCACGGTCCCAGCACATCCGCGACCACGGCATCTTGAGCTCCGCGGTGTCGACCGCCGGATGCGGTGCGAGCTCGGAGATGTCCCTCGCCGACTCGGCCCGGGAGAACACCGCCTCGTTGTAGCGGTGCCCGGTGTCGGCGGCGATGAACAGCACCGGCCCCGACGACCGGACGTATCGCTCCCAGTGTGCTGCCAGGTACGCCGCGCCGCTGGACAACCCCGCGAACACGGCGTGCCTGCGCAGCAGGTCCGTGCTCGCCGACAGCGCGGTGTCGAAGGAGATCCAGTGCAGTGTGTCGTAGGCGGTGTGCTCGACATTGCCGAACGGGATGGAACTGCCGATCCCGGCGATGATCATCTCGCTGTCGGAGACGTGTTCGGCGCCGAAAGTGATGCTGCCGAACGGTTGAACACCCACCAGCCCGACATCCGTTCCGGCGCCGCGGAGATACCTGGCCAGCGCCCCCGTGGAGGCGCCGGAACCGACGCCGCCGACGATCGTGAGTGCTTCACCGTCCAGTTCGGTGCGGATGCGATCCGCGATCGGGCGATATCCGAGACAGTGAATGTCGTCGTGGTACTGCCGCATCCAGTGGTAGTGCGGGTTCTCGTCCAGCAGTTGTCGCACGCGACGCACCCGCAGACTCTGGTCGAGTTTGAGATCCGCCGACGGTTCGACCTGCTCCAGACGGCAGCCCAGCAGGACGAGTTGGTTGTACAGCGTGGAATCGATGGTCGTCGAGCCGACGATGTGGCACCCGAGTCCGTACCTGTGGCAGGCGAGCGCGAGCGCGTAGGCGTAGATGCCGCTCGAACTGTCCAGCAGGGTGTCCCCGGGACGCACACGCCCCTGTTCGAGCAATCGCTCGACCGCCGTCAGGGCGGAGACGACTTTCATCGTCTCAAATCGAAGGCATACGAGTCCCCTGTCGAGCCGGATCAGATCGGGGCGTGCGACTGCGTCCGCGATGTGCTCGTCCATGATCACCATCACCGTTTCGGGAACGAGGCCGAGTGCTGAACACTCGCGTGCTGGGAATGTCGTTGCGGTCCAGTTCGAACAGGCATGCCCGGATCCGGTCTCCCGTACCGGGCTGGTTCGGGTCGAAGAGCAGACCCGCGACATTGCCGCTGTGGGCGATCTGCAGGCCGACGGCGCCGACCCGCTCGGCGATCTCCGCGAGTGAGTCCAGTTGGGTCTTGTCGAGGATGCGCTGGTTGTACCGGGCGCTCTCGGTGCTGACCTGGCCGAGTAGGGCGACGTCGGACCGGGCCACGGCTCGGCGCAGCAGTGCGCGCAGTCGTTCACCGACCCGCACGTCCCGGTCGCGGATGTGGTGGGTACCCAACTCCAGGGTGTCGACACCGGTGGCGCCTTCGGTGAGGCATCCCA
This portion of the Actinopolyspora lacussalsi genome encodes:
- a CDS encoding cysteine synthase A (product_source=KO:K01738; cath_funfam=3.40.50.1100; cog=COG0031; ko=KO:K01738; pfam=PF00291; superfamily=53686); the protein is MKVVSALTAVERLLEQGRVRPGDTLLDSSSGIYAYALALACHRYGLGCHIVGSTTIDSTLYNQLVLLGCRLEQVEPSADLKLDQSLRVRRVRQLLDENPHYHWMRQYHDDIHCLGYRPIADRIRTELDGEALTIVGGVGSGASTGALARYLRGAGTDVGLVGVQPFGSITFGAEHVSDSEMIIAGIGSSIPFGNVEHTAYDTLHWISFDTALSASTDLLRRHAVFAGLSSGAAYLAAHWERYVRSSGPVLFIAADTGHRYNEAVFSRAESARDISELAPHPAVDTAELKMPWSRMCWDRAEAPPNARSEEEREAMPVKWS